The Neochlamydia sp. S13 genome has a segment encoding these proteins:
- a CDS encoding IS1634 family transposase, whose product MQIDTQNVDHLGLVAGMCEEIGLVDLIDQAVGNQAKNKHLTYGQAVKCMILNGLGFVSRTLYMYSEYFEDKPIDHLLGTPVIPEQIDDNVLGRALDKLFELGVTELFTKIALHTIKVLGIQVKSLHLDATSFHVDGNYESLLEQGEACIRLVQGYSRDHRPDLNQAVLQLITSNEGNIPLYMQAADGNSSDKAAFTQIVGEHLKSFRQAVENRYIVGDSALYTPATLQVLKEEQSLFVTRVPMQIKEAKELIFEVPYDKTVEITEGYRAFESTSCYAGVEQRWVVIFSQAAYQRECRTLAKHYLKGSEKESKAFFKFIKQEFSCPNDAKRQLDKFAKKLKYIQIIEPQVIATQKHTTSGRPKAGQAPSILSYHLEGTVACSLLNKAELERSKGFFILATNDMDVIAFPAQEVLKTYKAQQSVERGFRFLKSPDFLVSSFFLKKPERIEALLMVMTLCLLVYSALEYKIREKLRENGENFLNQLKKPTQKPTTRWVFFCFLGLHMVFIDHKKLQITNLKERHRIILRCLGPPYQKFYYSEMW is encoded by the coding sequence ATGCAGATAGATACGCAAAACGTCGATCATTTAGGATTGGTAGCTGGAATGTGTGAGGAGATAGGGTTAGTTGACCTTATTGATCAAGCAGTAGGTAACCAGGCGAAGAATAAGCATTTAACCTATGGGCAAGCTGTTAAATGCATGATCTTAAATGGATTGGGATTTGTAAGTCGGACGCTTTACATGTATTCTGAGTACTTTGAAGATAAACCCATCGATCATTTGCTAGGTACGCCAGTCATTCCCGAGCAGATTGATGATAATGTTTTGGGGAGAGCGCTGGATAAGTTATTTGAGTTGGGAGTGACCGAGCTTTTTACTAAAATAGCTTTACATACAATCAAAGTGCTTGGCATCCAAGTAAAAAGTTTACATTTAGATGCCACAAGCTTTCACGTAGATGGAAACTATGAGAGCCTATTAGAACAAGGAGAAGCATGCATTCGCCTAGTGCAAGGCTACAGTAGAGACCATAGGCCTGATTTAAATCAAGCCGTCTTGCAGCTTATCACCTCCAATGAAGGCAATATTCCTTTATACATGCAAGCGGCTGATGGCAATAGCAGTGATAAGGCCGCCTTTACGCAAATTGTTGGCGAACATCTTAAAAGCTTTCGGCAAGCGGTAGAGAATCGTTATATAGTAGGAGACAGTGCTCTTTATACGCCAGCTACCTTACAAGTTCTTAAAGAAGAACAAAGCTTATTTGTCACGCGTGTACCCATGCAAATCAAAGAGGCTAAAGAGCTCATATTTGAAGTGCCTTACGACAAGACGGTAGAAATAACAGAAGGCTATCGAGCTTTTGAAAGTACCTCTTGCTATGCCGGTGTTGAACAAAGATGGGTAGTTATCTTTAGCCAAGCGGCCTATCAAAGAGAATGCCGCACTTTAGCCAAGCATTATCTTAAGGGCAGTGAGAAAGAATCCAAAGCTTTCTTTAAGTTTATAAAGCAAGAGTTTTCATGCCCCAATGATGCTAAGCGCCAATTAGATAAGTTTGCAAAAAAGCTTAAATATATACAAATTATAGAACCTCAAGTTATAGCAACTCAAAAGCATACTACATCTGGTCGACCAAAAGCTGGGCAAGCACCTTCTATACTTAGCTATCACCTAGAAGGCACAGTAGCCTGCTCTTTGCTTAACAAAGCAGAGTTAGAGAGGAGTAAAGGGTTTTTCATCTTAGCAACTAATGATATGGATGTAATCGCTTTTCCTGCTCAGGAAGTTTTGAAAACATATAAAGCACAGCAAAGTGTAGAAAGAGGATTTAGATTCTTGAAAAGTCCCGATTTCCTAGTCTCTTCTTTCTTTCTAAAAAAGCCAGAAAGAATAGAAGCTCTTTTAATGGTAATGACTCTATGCCTTTTAGTCTATTCTGCGCTTGAATATAAAATTCGAGAAAAATTGCGAGAAAATGGTGAGAACTTCTTAAATCAGCTTAAGAAACCTACGCAAAAGCCAACCACACGCTGGGTGTTTTTCTGTTTCCTAGGCCTGCATATGGTCTTTATTGACCATAAAAAATTGCAAATTACCAATTTGAAAGAACGCCATAGAATTATCCTTAGATGCTTAGGGCCTCCTTACCAAAAATTCTATTATTCTGAAATGTGGTGA
- a CDS encoding branched-chain amino acid transport system II carrier protein, whose protein sequence is MKISLHLKTIATGLAMFSMFFGAGNVIFPLVIGHYAQDKTFFAILGLLITAVLVPFGGLFAMLLFEGDHKRYFAVLGKFPGFLIALFIITLLGPLGSLPRCIALASSTVKMSVGDFSPVAFNALACGLIFFFTYQKRYIMEWLGYILTPLLLGSLAYIITKGLLTAEVSSFSPQQQPSLTVFLEGLKEGYNTMDLLAALFFSSIIFNSLKNTLALYPQESLVKIGLKSCALGAFLLALTYIGFSYVASFHSAKLKVESVEQLLGAITMEIIGPSAGIWVCSTIALACLTTAIALSNVFADFISHTVFQNKISYKAALIGTLLATFIVANLQFAGISAFLIPILKVCYPFLMLLTVYNIVTQIFARKTLSIAQAKD, encoded by the coding sequence GTGAAAATATCTCTTCATCTTAAAACTATAGCGACAGGCCTTGCGATGTTTTCCATGTTTTTCGGGGCAGGAAATGTGATCTTTCCTCTTGTTATCGGGCATTATGCTCAAGACAAAACATTTTTTGCTATTTTAGGTTTGCTGATTACGGCTGTGCTTGTACCTTTTGGGGGATTATTCGCCATGCTCCTTTTCGAGGGAGATCACAAACGCTATTTTGCGGTGTTAGGAAAGTTTCCAGGGTTTTTAATAGCTTTGTTTATCATTACCTTGTTAGGACCCTTAGGTTCACTGCCCCGTTGCATCGCTCTAGCCTCCTCTACAGTAAAAATGTCTGTAGGGGATTTCTCTCCGGTAGCATTTAACGCTCTTGCCTGCGGGCTTATCTTCTTCTTTACCTATCAGAAAAGATATATTATGGAATGGTTGGGATATATTTTAACGCCTCTATTGTTAGGATCTTTAGCCTATATTATTACTAAAGGGCTGCTAACAGCCGAAGTATCTTCCTTTTCCCCTCAACAGCAACCTTCTTTAACAGTGTTTTTAGAAGGGCTAAAAGAAGGCTATAATACTATGGATTTGTTAGCAGCTTTGTTCTTTTCCTCCATCATTTTTAATTCCTTAAAAAACACCCTTGCTTTATATCCTCAAGAAAGTCTAGTGAAAATCGGCTTAAAATCTTGTGCGCTAGGTGCTTTTCTCTTAGCCCTTACTTATATAGGCTTTAGTTATGTTGCCTCTTTTCATAGCGCCAAATTAAAAGTAGAAAGCGTCGAGCAGTTATTAGGAGCAATTACGATGGAGATAATAGGCCCTTCGGCAGGCATTTGGGTATGTTCGACCATTGCGCTAGCTTGCCTGACTACCGCCATCGCTCTTTCTAATGTATTTGCAGACTTTATTAGCCATACAGTTTTTCAAAATAAAATTAGCTACAAAGCAGCATTAATAGGTACCCTTCTTGCTACATTCATTGTAGCCAATCTACAATTTGCAGGCATTTCTGCTTTTCTAATCCCTATTTTAAAGGTGTGTTATCCTTTTCTTATGCTTTTAACGGTCTATAATATTGTAACACAAATATTTGCAAGAAAGACGCTAAGTATAGCTCAAGCAAAAGATTAG
- a CDS encoding LL-diaminopimelate aminotransferase, which produces MIKRNANFAKLSNGYLFPEIHKRKLKFISDHPQAEVISLGIGDTTEPIPSSIAHAMSQEAMKLGTIQGYSGYGPEQGLNELRERIASQLYFNRISSSEVFVSDGAKCDIGRLQMLLGKHVSVAIQDPAYPVYVDGSIIQGVSNIVYMPCTPENNFFPDLERTPRTDIIYFCSPNNPTGAVATKDQLTKLVDFAKSNQTIILFDSAYANFIQDPSLPKSIFEIPGAKEVAIEVSSFSKLAGFTGVRLGWTIIPQALKYEDGTPVNADWQRLTTTIFNGASNIAQQGGMAVLEDRGLQEVKKTCQLYLENAQLIKVALEQQGWEVYGGTNAPYLWVRFKNRKSWEVFQALLENYHIITTPGSGFGPSGEGFIRFTAFGTRNNIMLAINRLKKPFVC; this is translated from the coding sequence ATGATAAAAAGAAACGCTAATTTTGCAAAGCTTAGTAACGGATATTTATTTCCTGAAATCCATAAGCGTAAGCTTAAATTTATTTCTGATCATCCTCAAGCTGAGGTGATCAGTCTAGGAATTGGTGATACAACAGAACCCATTCCTTCTTCTATTGCTCATGCCATGTCACAAGAAGCTATGAAATTGGGAACCATCCAAGGTTATAGTGGCTATGGACCTGAACAAGGGCTTAATGAGCTTCGCGAGCGTATCGCTTCTCAACTTTATTTTAATCGCATTTCCTCCTCGGAAGTATTTGTTTCTGATGGCGCCAAGTGCGATATAGGCCGCCTTCAGATGCTTTTGGGAAAGCATGTATCGGTAGCTATTCAAGATCCAGCTTACCCTGTTTATGTAGATGGCAGTATTATCCAAGGAGTAAGCAATATTGTTTACATGCCTTGTACTCCTGAAAATAATTTTTTCCCCGATCTAGAAAGAACACCTCGCACAGATATCATTTACTTTTGTTCCCCTAATAACCCTACAGGAGCTGTAGCTACAAAAGATCAATTAACCAAATTAGTTGACTTTGCTAAAAGCAATCAAACGATTATCTTATTTGACTCTGCCTATGCCAACTTTATACAAGACCCTTCTTTACCCAAATCTATTTTTGAAATCCCAGGCGCCAAAGAAGTGGCCATCGAAGTAAGCTCTTTTTCTAAGCTTGCAGGCTTCACCGGAGTACGCCTTGGCTGGACAATCATCCCTCAAGCCTTAAAATATGAAGATGGAACTCCAGTAAATGCAGATTGGCAACGTCTGACTACTACTATTTTTAATGGGGCCTCCAATATAGCTCAGCAAGGTGGGATGGCCGTTCTTGAAGATAGAGGCCTCCAGGAAGTGAAAAAAACCTGCCAGCTCTATCTGGAAAATGCCCAACTAATCAAAGTAGCTCTTGAACAACAGGGCTGGGAAGTGTATGGCGGAACTAATGCCCCTTACCTGTGGGTACGGTTTAAAAATCGCAAATCTTGGGAGGTTTTTCAAGCTTTACTGGAAAACTATCACATCATTACCACACCTGGCTCAGGTTTTGGCCCCTCAGGAGAAGGATTTATACGTTTTACAGCTTTTGGAACACGTAATAATATTATGCTAGCTATAAATAGATTAAAAAAGCCGTTTGTATGTTAA
- the asd gene encoding aspartate-semialdehyde dehydrogenase: MKKIPVGILGATGMVGQQYLQLLSKHPWFEVVFLASSKQSAGKSYVEAVQNRWLPNTPLSETHGKLPVYSIENIEQCKRDCSLVFSAVDSPIAKLYEESYAAAGLPVMSNASYHRNTPDVPLLIPEINAHHLSMIKEQQKNRGWAQGCIVVKPNCSLQSYMIPLQPLHQKFQVKKLMVTTLQAVSGAGYPGVSSYAIQDNIIPYIEGEEQKSESEPLKIWGNIQEDRIVNASGISLSVTCNRVPVLDGHMACVSVEFVTKPSLEDILQAWQTFKGVPQDLHLPSAPLCPLVYHDEKDRPQPRLDRLEGNGMSIVAGRLRECPLFHYRFTALSHNTIRGAAGGGILTAELVYQQGYIKN; encoded by the coding sequence ATGAAAAAGATTCCTGTAGGCATTTTAGGTGCAACAGGTATGGTTGGCCAGCAATATCTACAATTACTGTCTAAGCACCCCTGGTTTGAAGTGGTTTTCCTAGCCTCATCAAAGCAATCAGCTGGTAAAAGCTATGTAGAAGCAGTTCAGAACCGCTGGCTTCCTAATACGCCTCTTAGCGAAACACACGGAAAACTTCCTGTTTATTCCATAGAAAATATTGAGCAATGCAAACGAGATTGTAGCCTCGTTTTTTCAGCTGTGGACTCCCCTATTGCTAAGCTATATGAAGAAAGTTATGCGGCTGCTGGCTTACCCGTTATGTCTAATGCTTCTTATCACCGTAACACTCCTGATGTTCCCCTCCTAATCCCTGAAATTAATGCTCATCATCTGAGCATGATTAAAGAACAACAAAAAAATCGGGGTTGGGCGCAAGGCTGCATTGTTGTCAAGCCGAATTGCTCCCTTCAAAGCTATATGATTCCTTTACAACCTTTGCATCAAAAGTTTCAGGTTAAAAAACTAATGGTGACTACCCTGCAAGCAGTAAGCGGGGCTGGATATCCAGGGGTTTCATCTTACGCTATCCAAGACAATATTATTCCCTACATTGAGGGCGAAGAACAAAAATCTGAAAGTGAGCCTTTAAAAATCTGGGGAAACATTCAAGAGGATAGGATTGTCAATGCTTCAGGTATTTCGCTCTCTGTAACCTGTAATCGCGTTCCAGTACTAGATGGCCATATGGCATGCGTTTCAGTAGAATTTGTTACTAAACCTTCCTTAGAAGATATTTTGCAAGCCTGGCAGACTTTTAAAGGAGTCCCTCAAGACCTTCATCTACCCTCTGCTCCCCTTTGCCCTCTTGTTTATCATGACGAAAAAGATCGGCCTCAGCCTCGTTTAGATAGGCTTGAAGGCAATGGAATGTCTATAGTAGCAGGACGCTTAAGAGAATGCCCTCTTTTTCATTACCGTTTTACAGCTCTTTCTCATAATACGATTCGAGGAGCAGCTGGAGGTGGGATCTTAACTGCTGAGCTAGTCTACCAACAAGGTTATATAAAAAACTAA
- a CDS encoding isopenicillin N synthase family oxygenase gives MSTPINYQASTQFQTDLYNSSLALPNATPRSSPTDSIAKAEKRDELFPSSVVVNLPTLIIDNAPVPLFDLIELERAQGEQRKAIIKQFGDGLKDVGFVAIKAESLIPLIEAAHIEMEKYFSQPLEEKLKDRRASHVTGFSERGRETAAGAKVADLKETYFIPPNYDTWPENWPQNPPKFKEIMSGYHKELTKLAALFMGYLAEYLEEPTEDISKSINDAFNLLRLAHYPSPRPEDEPQAVWASAHEDLNALTLLPPSTVPGLQLMTKEGEWKAVNIPQGYLIVNTGEQLQLKTAGLIRATRHQVVNPGGKYARQRRFASIFFASWSSEFSLQPFATCIDKVTAGMPAREKEEYMKNFPNITVQENLDSRLIEMGTISNPSMECIKELRQKGLLRRPPEELIALYPSIFSDEQKGT, from the coding sequence ATGAGCACCCCGATCAATTATCAGGCCTCTACACAATTTCAGACTGATTTATATAATTCTTCTTTAGCCTTGCCAAATGCAACACCAAGAAGTAGTCCTACCGATTCTATAGCTAAAGCAGAAAAAAGAGATGAACTCTTTCCTTCTTCTGTAGTTGTGAATCTACCAACTTTAATTATTGATAATGCTCCTGTTCCTTTATTTGATCTTATTGAATTAGAGCGAGCACAAGGAGAGCAAAGAAAAGCAATTATCAAGCAATTTGGTGATGGACTTAAAGACGTAGGATTTGTGGCCATTAAAGCCGAATCATTAATTCCTTTGATTGAAGCTGCCCACATTGAGATGGAAAAATATTTTTCTCAACCTTTAGAAGAAAAATTAAAAGACCGTCGTGCCAGTCACGTTACCGGTTTTTCTGAACGTGGGAGAGAAACTGCCGCAGGAGCCAAGGTAGCAGATCTTAAAGAGACCTATTTCATTCCGCCTAATTATGATACCTGGCCTGAGAATTGGCCCCAAAACCCGCCAAAATTTAAAGAAATCATGTCTGGTTATCATAAGGAACTTACAAAACTAGCCGCTTTATTTATGGGATATCTGGCTGAATATTTAGAAGAACCAACTGAAGATATCTCTAAGAGTATTAACGATGCTTTTAATTTGCTTCGTTTAGCGCATTACCCATCGCCCAGGCCTGAAGATGAGCCTCAAGCTGTTTGGGCAAGTGCACATGAAGACTTGAATGCATTGACTTTGCTTCCTCCTTCTACAGTCCCTGGGTTACAATTAATGACCAAAGAAGGAGAATGGAAAGCGGTAAATATCCCTCAGGGCTATCTTATTGTAAACACTGGAGAGCAACTTCAACTTAAAACGGCAGGATTAATACGTGCCACTCGTCACCAGGTCGTTAATCCAGGGGGTAAATATGCACGCCAGAGACGATTTGCTAGTATCTTCTTTGCATCTTGGTCGTCTGAATTTTCTTTACAACCTTTTGCAACTTGTATAGATAAAGTCACCGCAGGAATGCCTGCGAGAGAAAAGGAAGAATACATGAAAAATTTTCCTAATATCACTGTGCAAGAAAATCTTGACTCAAGGCTCATAGAAATGGGCACTATTTCTAATCCTTCAATGGAATGTATCAAAGAATTACGTCAAAAAGGGCTATTAAGAAGGCCTCCTGAAGAGCTTATAGCACTTTACCCTTCTATCTTTTCAGATGAACAAAAAGGAACTTAA
- a CDS encoding LOG family protein, translating to MNSQLFLETKYLDLVTPDGIITHLGPINENTRVATVFINQIPSLFVGFEIDLNHIFFNIKSTLAQLGVNGIGIEYQLDKQNGCAEVKVHLSALGKIGAEMLKQIEVGATIGRLFAADERRRVRDPDYLLRMFGRSDRWGRPLLSLGGLHGSDHLILDKVDGRTVAYLSLLKGRGEYASTIHGFLPTVAKALKSSLSMREILKLHQEWELDQPREVNKDELLLVRTLPLHIRTVFGHVAQELLSTEVQHTTASVLQPDTYASGDVYELYGNSQREITDIPLEFYTLEPYREHVYFSDRDQLQSCLEDTHVLFEAFKTAPKPIENRAAVFVVKGEQFLNLKPETWITRTSRFQEFPKWGHGARQALMVERFIEQQPSYPFLKAIDDSSITSQGILLTRYFPSPFMKRMLLSDQVQRCLKGIYFQYASQSHLEFFSAEDRALLHDLNKFAIPVFWVDETSHKVLQFVQKPGYDSGLFVPLGKIETFLNSTVFGIYGSNLLEGNFETELRKLLKGVIEMRQEMNHPLLKKDTPLALITGGGPGAMEVGNRVAQEYQMLSCANIVDFRAGPQTVVNEQRQNPYIDAKMTYRLDKLVERQAEFNLDFPIFLEGGIGTDFEYSLEEVRRKVGSVPSNPVLLFGEPAYWRQKITSRFQLNYTTGTIKGSEWITNCFYCIQNAQQGLKVYREFFQNKLKIGKTGPIYEEGFCIVE from the coding sequence ATGAATAGCCAATTATTTCTTGAAACAAAGTATTTAGATTTAGTCACTCCCGACGGTATAATTACACATTTAGGGCCTATCAATGAAAACACTAGAGTGGCAACAGTTTTTATTAATCAAATACCTTCACTCTTTGTTGGATTCGAGATAGATTTAAATCATATCTTCTTTAATATCAAAAGCACGCTTGCGCAATTAGGGGTAAATGGTATAGGCATTGAATATCAATTGGATAAGCAAAATGGCTGTGCTGAAGTTAAAGTTCATCTTTCCGCCCTCGGAAAGATAGGCGCGGAAATGCTTAAACAAATTGAAGTGGGAGCAACCATTGGTCGCCTCTTTGCTGCGGATGAGCGTCGTCGTGTGCGTGATCCTGATTATTTATTGCGCATGTTTGGGCGCTCTGATCGATGGGGAAGGCCTCTACTTTCATTAGGAGGATTACATGGAAGTGATCATTTAATCCTAGATAAAGTGGATGGGCGGACGGTAGCCTACCTATCCTTACTAAAAGGGCGGGGTGAATATGCCTCGACCATTCATGGTTTCCTTCCTACCGTCGCAAAAGCATTAAAATCCTCTCTTAGTATGCGGGAAATCTTAAAACTTCACCAAGAATGGGAGCTAGATCAGCCCCGAGAGGTAAACAAAGATGAGCTTTTACTTGTCCGCACTTTACCCTTACATATTAGAACGGTTTTTGGCCATGTAGCCCAAGAACTTCTTTCTACCGAAGTCCAGCACACAACAGCATCGGTTCTCCAGCCTGATACCTATGCTTCAGGTGACGTTTATGAATTGTATGGCAATAGTCAAAGAGAAATTACCGATATTCCTTTAGAATTTTATACTTTAGAACCTTACCGCGAACATGTGTATTTTTCTGATCGTGATCAGCTACAGTCTTGTCTAGAAGATACTCATGTACTTTTTGAAGCTTTTAAAACTGCACCTAAGCCTATAGAAAATCGTGCGGCAGTATTTGTGGTAAAAGGAGAGCAATTTCTCAATCTTAAACCAGAAACCTGGATTACACGCACGTCACGTTTTCAAGAATTTCCCAAATGGGGCCATGGAGCTAGGCAAGCACTCATGGTCGAACGTTTCATTGAGCAACAGCCCTCTTATCCCTTTTTAAAAGCTATCGATGATTCAAGTATTACGAGCCAAGGTATCCTCCTTACTCGTTATTTTCCCTCTCCTTTCATGAAACGTATGTTATTAAGCGATCAAGTGCAAAGATGTCTTAAAGGAATATATTTTCAATATGCCTCCCAATCCCATCTAGAGTTTTTTTCTGCAGAAGATCGTGCTCTTTTACACGATCTTAATAAGTTTGCCATCCCCGTGTTTTGGGTAGATGAAACTAGCCATAAGGTTCTACAATTTGTGCAAAAGCCCGGCTATGACTCAGGGCTCTTCGTTCCTCTTGGAAAAATCGAAACTTTTCTAAACTCTACAGTATTCGGTATTTATGGCTCTAACTTACTTGAAGGAAATTTTGAAACTGAGCTAAGGAAACTTCTAAAAGGCGTCATAGAAATGCGCCAAGAAATGAATCATCCTTTGCTAAAAAAAGATACACCTCTTGCTTTAATTACGGGCGGTGGGCCTGGGGCTATGGAGGTAGGAAATCGGGTCGCACAAGAATACCAGATGCTTTCTTGCGCTAATATAGTAGATTTTAGAGCAGGTCCTCAGACGGTGGTCAATGAACAGCGGCAAAATCCTTATATAGACGCTAAAATGACTTATCGCTTAGATAAACTTGTAGAGCGCCAAGCAGAGTTTAATCTCGATTTTCCTATCTTTTTAGAAGGTGGAATTGGCACAGATTTTGAATATTCCTTAGAGGAAGTGCGCCGGAAAGTCGGTTCAGTTCCTTCAAATCCTGTGTTGTTATTTGGAGAACCCGCTTATTGGAGACAAAAAATTACCAGCCGCTTCCAGTTAAATTATACCACCGGCACGATCAAAGGCTCGGAGTGGATTACTAATTGCTTTTACTGCATCCAGAATGCCCAACAAGGACTGAAAGTTTATCGCGAATTTTTTCAGAATAAATTAAAAATTGGTAAAACTGGCCCTATTTATGAAGAAGGCTTTTGTATCGTCGAATAA
- a CDS encoding MYG1 family protein, whose protein sequence is MNNQKLPRSVGTHSGTFHADEVTACALLLLYNLIDREQIIRTRDPQLLSQCEYVCDVGGCYDPENKLFDHHQADYQGAMSSAGMVLLYLKDQHIITPKEYDCFNANLVLGVDAHDNGRDPQIYGLCTYSTIISSFTPIKQDADEATQDKAFFEALDFAYQYLNRILNRFNYILSCREIVSRAMEKKDDCLIFEKNIPWLELFFELGGVNHPAKFVIMPAGPHWKLRGIPPTYEDKMKVRSPLPSEWAGLLEEELKEVSGIKGAIFCHKGRFISVWETYNDALKALNYVLKK, encoded by the coding sequence ATGAATAATCAAAAGCTTCCCAGAAGCGTAGGAACCCATAGCGGGACTTTTCATGCTGATGAGGTGACTGCTTGTGCTCTTTTACTTCTCTATAATTTAATCGACCGTGAGCAAATTATACGCACAAGAGATCCTCAGCTTTTAAGTCAATGCGAATACGTATGTGATGTGGGTGGATGCTATGACCCTGAGAATAAATTGTTTGATCATCATCAAGCAGATTATCAAGGAGCCATGAGTAGCGCAGGAATGGTTCTTCTTTATCTTAAAGACCAACATATTATCACCCCTAAAGAGTATGATTGCTTTAATGCAAATCTAGTTTTGGGAGTGGATGCTCATGATAATGGTAGAGATCCGCAAATTTATGGCCTGTGTACTTATTCTACCATTATTTCTAGCTTTACCCCCATTAAGCAGGATGCCGATGAGGCCACACAAGATAAAGCTTTTTTTGAGGCTCTTGATTTTGCTTATCAATATCTTAATCGTATACTTAATCGATTTAATTATATTCTTTCTTGCCGAGAAATTGTTTCTAGAGCGATGGAAAAGAAAGACGATTGTCTAATTTTTGAGAAAAATATTCCTTGGTTGGAATTGTTTTTTGAATTAGGGGGAGTTAATCATCCGGCAAAATTTGTGATTATGCCCGCAGGACCGCATTGGAAATTGCGCGGCATTCCTCCTACCTATGAAGATAAAATGAAGGTACGCTCTCCTCTTCCTAGTGAATGGGCCGGGCTCTTAGAAGAGGAATTGAAAGAGGTGAGCGGGATAAAAGGAGCCATTTTTTGTCATAAAGGAAGATTTATCTCTGTATGGGAAACTTACAACGATGCATTAAAAGCTTTAAATTATGTACTTAAAAAGTAG
- a CDS encoding HIT domain-containing protein — MTTNVFAQIIAGKIAVDKVFENERILAFKDIHPVAPVHILIIPKKEIADLQSVQVEDLPLISEIVQVAQLLAKTHHITEGYRLLTNNGALAGQTVFHLHFHLIGGRKLETLG; from the coding sequence ATGACAACCAATGTTTTTGCACAAATTATAGCGGGTAAAATTGCGGTAGACAAAGTATTTGAGAATGAACGCATTCTGGCTTTTAAAGATATTCATCCCGTAGCACCCGTGCATATTTTAATTATTCCAAAAAAGGAAATTGCTGACCTTCAATCCGTCCAAGTAGAGGATTTGCCTTTAATTAGCGAGATTGTACAAGTAGCTCAGCTCTTAGCAAAAACACACCATATTACTGAAGGTTATCGGTTATTAACTAATAATGGGGCCTTAGCAGGACAAACGGTTTTTCACTTACATTTTCATTTGATAGGAGGACGTAAGCTAGAAACGCTAGGATAG